One stretch of Bombina bombina isolate aBomBom1 chromosome 7, aBomBom1.pri, whole genome shotgun sequence DNA includes these proteins:
- the LOC128636004 gene encoding E3 ubiquitin/ISG15 ligase TRIM25-like has product MESADLREELTCSVCLSVYTDPVNLSCGHNFCLGCIESVLGTQEGSGVYTCPECRETFNAKPKLQRNITLCNIVRNLHPTQLEKRETGISCTYCIHSPVPAAKSCLHCEASLCDAHLRVHSKSEEHILTKPTTSWGNRKCSIHKELLKYYCSKDAACICVSCSLVGKHRGHQVELLNEASEKKKMKLRNVLQKLTTKREKTEKRVQSLQEHRRGVQEKAAGLTERLTALIRDIRKQLEDLEKRVLSDITRQQEQVLLTISDLIQQLEKEKDELTRKICHIKELCNMTDPLTVLQEQESHRDNFCGAEKGDNEVTQRGHKQVPAGGDLDEGLISVILYRGLADIVTDVKKELYMQVTSDLLLDIKTANYNVIVSDDLKTASCTDINQQRPDTPERFTKYVQVLSTRSFSSGRHYWDMQTNNSGYWSVGVCYPSMMRTGDKSGIGENDKSWCVESGNFLLHNTIETSLDPPLSCDRVGILLDYEAGHLSFYELCDPIRHLHTYTETFTEPLHAAFCVEDDAWVRVMS; this is encoded by the coding sequence ATGGAGTCTGCTGATCTGAGAGAGGAGCTAACCTGTTCTGTCTGCCTGAGCGTTTATACAGATCCTGTAAATCTCAGCTGTGGCCATAACTTCTGCCTGGGCTGTATTGAGAGTGTGCTGGGTACCCAGGAGGGGTCTGGGGTCTATACCTGTCCTGAGTGCAGAGaaacttttaatgcaaaacctAAATTGCAGAGGAACATAACACTGTGTAACATAGTGAGAAATCTACATCCTACTCAGCTGGAGAAAAGAGAGACTGGGATCTCCTGCACTTACTGTATTCACTCTCCTGTACCTGCTGCTAAATCCTGTCTGCATTGTGAGGCTTCTCTGTGTGATGCCCACCTGAGGGTACACAGCAAGTCTGAGGAACACATCTTAACTAAACCcaccacttcctggggtaacagaaaatgctccatacATAAGGAGCTGCTGAAATATTACTGCTctaaggatgctgcctgtatctgtgtgtcctgctccctggtcggaaagcacaggggacaccaggtggagctgctgaatgaggcttctgagaagaagaaaatgaaactgagaaatgttctgcagaaactgaccacaaagagagagaagactgagaaaagagtccagagtctgcaggagcacaggagaggggtgcaagagaaagcagctggtttaacagagagactcactgccctgattagggacatcaggaaacagctggaagacctagagaagcgagtcctgagtgacatcacccggcagcaggagcaggttttactcacaatctctgatctgatccagcagctggaaaaagagaaggacgagctgaccaggaagatttgtcacattaaggagctgtgcaacatgactgacccattaactgtcctacaagaacaggaatcacacagagataacTTTTGTGGTGCTGAGAAGGGAGATAATGAGGTCACACAGAGAGGTCATAAACAGGTTCCTGCTGGGGGGGATTTGGATGAGGGTCTAATCTCAGTGATCTTATACAGAGGTTTAGCTGATATTGTGACTGATGTAAAGAAAGAGCTGTATATGCAGGTGACATCAGACTTATTACTGGATATAAAAACAGCTAATTATAATGTTATTGTATCAGATGACCTAAAAACTGCATCCTGTACAGATATAAACCAGCAGCGACCAgatacaccagagagatttacaaaATATGTTCAGGTATTAAGTACCAGGAGCTTTTCCTCAGGGCGACATTACTGGGATATGCAGACAAATAATTCAGGGTACTGGAGCGTAGGGGTTTGTTATCCCAGCATGATGAGGACAGGAGATAAGTCAGGGATAGGAGAGAATGACAAGTCCTGGTGTGTTGAAAGCGGTAATTTTCTGCTACATAATACAATAGAAACCTCATTAgatccccctctatcatgtgacagagtAGGAATACTGCTGGACTATGAGGCTGGGCATCTGTCCTTTTATGAGCTGTGTGACCCAATCAGACACTTACACACCTACACTGAGACCTTCACTGAGCCTCTTCATGCTGCGTTCTGTGTAGAAGATGATGCCTGGGTGAGAGTAATGAGCTAG